The window AAttatacaaatattaaaaatttaagtatttttttctctgtttttaaacaaaaaattaaatcagtCTGATTAAATCTTATatgatagaatatataacaaatttttcGTCTCCAACCAAAAACtcaaattaaaaacttaatagTATGACTGAAATCTCAaaatatgttttatatttaatcatcaacttCAAACTAATGATACTATtctatatgttatatactttgtCAATATATACCTTAAATGTTGGTAAGGGAGAAGGAGTTTCGATTCGCGGCCTTTTGGCcggcgattgatccttgttactaGAATTGTTCTTAGACTCACGACGATGTTCCTCACTATTCACCTGAAAGTTAAATTTCACACAAACTTCCATGTTAAATTCCAACTCCTTAGAAACCCTAGCATCATAAAATATTGACTAATATCCATTTTAATGTTAGTAAATCGCTAATAAATCGTTTTAGAGAAATTACGCTTTGGTTGAAACTAAAAACCAACCAttgtaatttatgattaattaaaaacaatttaaatttatcaaatttaatCAAGTATGATATTATTGCAGGTTAATTTTTAACTATTAATTTCTatgaaaatttcataaattttgaAGTTATTTGACAATTTTTTTAGAGTATATTCAGGTCatttaaaatttactaaaatcttatttttaaaaaataattgttctTATACAAAATAAGCAGTGAAACATAATCCTATTAATAGTTCGCCTTTTAGATTCATAATTtgctaaaaatattaaaaaaagcgTAATATCGAccataatttacttttttcgATTCACAATTTGCCGGAGAtaattagcgaatcatgttacaCTTGGTAGAGTATACTTTAACTAGgaattactttaattaatatattaaaaaaatatattagggtaagttattttaattaaaccAATGTAAATTTACCTTGGTCCCAAAGCTAGCACGAGATCTTGATTGCAAAGAATTGAGCAAGCTAACTCGAATATTATCAAGAGTCTTAGGGGAATATTGCCCATTCAAAACTTGTGCATGACCGTTTATCAATGAATTAAATCCTTCATCAAGCTTATTACTTTGTATTGATTGTATATTAGGGTATTGATTAGaattttgatgatgattatCATGATGATCAGGGAGACTGTTAACCCAAGAATTGGTAGATGATATAATTTCATTACATGAATCTAAAGAACCAAAGTTTGATGTAATTGGGTTAATAAATTGTTGTTGATGATCATGATGAGAAATTGACTGTGATTGATCATCAGAATCATCAAATAAAGATTGAATCAAGTATGAAGCTGAAGAATTGATCTGAAAAGTGTTGGGTAGTACACCTTCACATGTGATTGTACTTGAATCACCTGATGAACTGTTGCTTGATGCTGTCATACCCATGGATGGTGATGCATCTTGATTAGTGCAATTAGTCACATTTTCTTGTATGATTGATCCAAAGTTTGcttcattattttcattattacacctgcaaatttaagttaattaattactattaattaCATCCAAATCAATAACTAAGAAAATAGAATTTTTCCCTACGGATAAGAGAAGAGGGGAACCGATTATTGGTGTAagtaataaaaagttaaaaatctaTCACAAGGTTAAACAAAAAATTCTTCAACCATAGTtctcaataaaaatatttagcgGGTAAGGTAGGACAGAGACTTTCCCTATTAGGCAAGAGTTCTGATAGTTGGTGAAAGAGAAAGTGTTCGAACCATAGATTAAATggtgaaattttaatataaaataaatatatacttacattagATTTTGATGATTCCAATCAGTAGTTGAGGAAGTGGGTGAAAGGCCAAAGCCTAAAATATCAAGAGAAGGATCCATTTGATCGGAGAAAAACAAGTTatcaaaaattgtattattgttgttactcTTGCCCTTTATAACATCATTTTGCCACCCAAAATTTCCCATATCAAATCCACCACCACCAAGTTGCGTCACCGAGCACGGTGATAATAAGCCACCGGAGAACAAATTAAGCGGTGGATTCCAACACATGCCACCGCAAACTCCGCCTTGGAACTCTTCCATATTGATGTTTAATTGTAGTTTCAACTTACAAAtagcccaaaaaaaaaaaagtgttctTGTACAAGTGTATTGTTTAgtgtttttgtttaattttgagGTATGAGAAAGTAGTGGAGTAACTAATGGAGGAGTGTAGAAAATATAGACCAATTTGGTACATTAGGGAATGTGGTACTTATATACCGGAATATGGTTGACATTTTTGGGGTGGGGTTGATTAGACAAAGAGAATTCTATCTAATTACTAATTTAATTAATCTAATATATCTTTACtttttgtgtggaaattatattttaattgttggttctttatttatttaaagttaTCTTTATGATAGAATTCTTTATTAAAAGCTTCAAAGGGAGGGGCGTATTATAATGTGATATGACAGAAATAATGTGAAgtttgaagtgttgtttgtataaGTTGGCACATCACTCTTTATGACTTATATTGAccactaatttctcattttttaaactttggtattaatatttatttcataGAGGAAAATATTATAGGATCAGAACCAACGTTTTGAGTTTCTTTATTGagctatttttttatttatttttataatattaaaagttaaagagagtaaaaattatagatttaaattttattatattagccTTAAGTATGACAAGCATATGCATGTGTATATCTAAAAAGATCGTATAAGGAGTTTAGATGATTGTTATATAAAGATTTCTTACCACATCTACAATATAATTACTAACTATATTTGTAGATATTTATATCTACATGTATAAAATAATgacataatttattaaattccTTAAAAGTCTTTTgaaactttatttaaaaaaaaaaaaaaaagttgacaTCTTACTAGttgttgaatatttttttatatctaGTTTAATAATGTTTTATGATGATGCATGGCATCAGACAACCTGCTTTATTTTCTGGGATTTAACATGAAGATTTTAAGATTAGGTTTATCATCAAGAGGTCCTTCATATAATTATCTCTTTTAAAATAAAGGaaactttttcttatttaatcaaCTTCCAAAATTAGGTGAATTGGATGACTTTTTCCCCTGGTTTGGATGAGTTCATTGTTGGTTCTGTATCATgtacaatttatattttaaaaaaagattaaatgatcataaaaataattttacgtACAAATTTATATCTTAGAATTTGTAGTCCTATCTCTAATTGTACTTTTTTGTTGGAACTTGGAAACATCTCTTtgctaacattttattttaaaaaaattatatattagtgTGGTTGATTATAGCTAGGGATATCACTTAGATTTAATTCGAATTCGACTATAGTTTAATTTGAGTCGATCTAAGAAAACTTATTTGATTTAATCTCAAGATTAAGTCTGGTTTTGAAttctattatattataatatgacTTTGAGTAGAGTTGGATCAGAGTCAGATCTTATAAAAAATTCGACATTTCAATTCGGCTTTACCTTAAAATTTGATTCGAACCGACAACTCACACAACCTTTgtctaaattaattattttcttgtttatcactttttttttttttttttgtatgattgATATTGATATATAGACAGATAAATTGCTTATATTGACTGTtatttttaaaatcattattggTGGTAGTCCAGTAAAGTTATCAGACTTCATTATAGAAGGTTTTTGTCCGAGACTCCAACATAATGAAAACTTTAATGAGCCAAATTTTCCCttatttttctttaactttGGTGGTAGTCTGATAAAGCTATTGCACCTGCTCATATTATATTTCCTCCGTCTTAATTTACTCgcattatttgtttttttatacaatctaatatctttaattatgtataataaaaaattgtaaaaatttgatattaataatctttgcaatgagacgaatccagcaaaatcttatttgactatgttttaacttataaattaaaaactaattacaaattaaaaatgatgaataaatagtgcaatttttttaagttgtgAGATTTTTCCAAGACTTTAATGTGCCAATTCAAAAAAACATCATAGTTGTGAGtctaattattgtttattaaatAGAATTTGAGTAAATTGTAGTATATTCGAGATTTTAAGTTGGATTAATTTAtctatattttgtttattaagtAGAATTTTGGCTATTCATAACTGTTTGAGTTATTAGTGTTGtgatattgttttttattttattctttgacAAGTGAATTTGTGTATTATAAAATGAACTTGAgttttgttataaaaaaaattagattataatTCTATTTTAGTCCAAATTTTAAGTTAGAGTTAAATTGGAGTATAGAACATTCAAGTCTAAGCCAGTCAAAGATGGAGATCGAaaaattcatcatttattcgCACCAAGGTCAGAGTTAATTTGTAACGTGTGATTTGAGTCTGACTCATTGTCATCCCTAGTCAATAGTTTGGAATTGTGACAAGATTTAATTGTtgctataattaaaatatattttaagtttttaattaattatataaatattatttatattatctaATATATAgcataatatttatttgaaatttattatcaattaggctttaaaatatattatattatatttttattatgttttctaatttattttttaaatatatatttatatatatatttgttaaagAATGTCAGATGGCATTGGTCTGCTTTTGCAATAAAATAATACTACTAGCATAAACCAATGGCAGTTAACAATTACTGTTAACTAAATTAATGGGGTCAATTTGGTATAGGTAGATTCTTATTTCATGGACAAAAGTTAGGCCAAAACACGGGCTAATGTACCCAGTACAAGACATCATTTTTTTACACAAgatatttaatctttttttttgtgaattctTAATATTGTTAGTCCTGTATcaattttaattctaatcaaACCTTATTGTTAGTGGACAGTGAATACATagcaaatattgaattattagattataatttaaaggttaaattattaGCGGATGAGTAAAATATTGAGTTATTTTcgataatttttttctaattaaaattttatataccaTGTACTCGCTCTTTGTTtttaatggtgactcaaactagcaagcACCATTGGAAGAAGATGAGTACGGGTCAAAGAGACCTCTGCGGGGCGCGGAGTGCCTGCTGTTCTAGTCCACGGAGCGCGGAGTGCGTTCTGTTTCAACTCTGCGGCTCGTGTAGTTTTTACACGGCTCGCGTAGTTGcagtttcttttcacgggaaaTGTCTTTTGGGACAGTTACCTTTATTTGTGATCggttatttgtggttacttagACCCTAAACTGTCTCTCAAGttggttttattataaataccccATCTTGTTAGCACTAGGGATTTATGATTCACAAATtaagagagatcacaagagagccattgtaatttgtgagcgtgattgtaattcatcttgtattctttgcgatcatagtgaaattatttgttctcggtgccggtggacgtagctatcacattgatagtgaaccacgttaaatctctcgtgtcattttcttattgtttgcattgaatttcttattgtttcattatagTTCATCGACCTTGCTTCCGCTGTTGCACAACACTCTTATCCAACAATATACTCCAAGTGTACTCTAACATATATTgaagatttaattttttctaaaacctaattttgtgatatttagaTGACTAGTAAGAGTGCTGTTTTCAGAAAGCATATCCATGTATCATCATAGAATTAGAGCCGTTGTGCGACAGCGAAAGCAAAGTTGATAAACAACAATGAAAcaacaagaaattcaatgcaaacaacaagaaaatgacacaagaaattaacgtggttcactatcaacgtgatagctacgtccaccagcaccgagaacaaacaatttcactatgatcgcaaagaatacaagatgaattacaatcacgctCACAAATTACGATGGCTGTCTTGTGATCTCTTtttcaatttgtgaatcataccACCCTAGGCTAACAAGGAggtgtatttataataaaacgacTTGAAAGACGATTTTAGGGActaagtaaccacaaataaccgaccacaaataaaggtaaccgtcccaaaagacggttcccgtgaaaagaaacttcaattgCGCGACCCGTGTAAAATTACGCGAGCCGCAGAGCGAGACCAGAAGCAGCTCCACGCCCCGCGAAGAATTACGCACCCCGCGTACTTTGATCTGTACAggctccgcgccccgcggagttcATTCTATCCCATATTTCATCTTCTTTCTATTTTGCTAGTTTGAGTCATTACTTAGCAACAAGAGCAACAAGAAATGGTGCAGTTGACCAGACATATTAACAATTTCCATAAtaaaatttctttcataaaatgACCAAATAGTCAATCAAAACGGCGTCATCAGTTCCTCATAGTCATcaatttgttgttttgtttgtttttgataattTGTTATATTTAGAAAATCGAGTcgatttttgtatatttttttggaCCATATAACCATTTGCAAAAgtaatgattaattttttttatttttctactttTTTGGCTTGATTTGAGCAATAAAAGAAGTATATTTTTCATGTGATTAATAATCTTAACTATTTGAAAGTTTGGctactaaaataattaatattttttagactatataacatattaatCTAAGACTTcgttattttaatcttttaattgagttgatttcttaatAGAGTATTAAAAATCAGCATTACAAGAGGTAATAGTTTCATATCTCACATTTGTcatttaatataataacatatcttataacattaacaattaatttaaacttttttgagttaattctttaaaattaaagaataattgACTTTCATATGAAAACGTTGAATTTGATCTAAATATATAGAAATCGTAGGAAAATCAAGAGTTAGGCTCTCTTCATGATTCTAGATTGCATCCCCTATCGATTTTGACGGCAAATTgatattgaaataaaaaaaatgtataacgCGTTGAATTTTTGCTACTTGGCAAAACATGTAGATCCTCCTGGATAATTTCCACAGGGAGACctatttttgtttgttaattttgttcttGTCTatacattattaatttttgtaggGTAAgaaattgtttaattatttcataaaaaaatctcTTTCTATTTTAGAACTTTTAAAGCCAATTATTACCTTCCGATTTTATAGTCCTTATATTTGTAAAATAGTTGAATCATTAAATTATGTTTGTTGATAAATGATAAAGTACAATTTTATAGAGTTTTgtcaaactaaaaaataatcgGTTCTCCCAATCTCACGTGGTAGACTTATTTTCAGATGCAACTTGCaaataaaagaattttaaaCATCGCCAGAATGATAATACTAacgtaataaataattaatagaataATTCATTTAAAGATAAtagtagtttttttaaaataagtttattaCATTAGTTATATTTTGAACTTACCTAATTCCTAAATATTCCCgtttaaaaaaaactacctaatactccctcttattctccTTTGGTGTTCTATTTACTTTTGggatactatttatttatcactcttaaattgtattttattattatagaagtattttattattaatctataagataaaatatagtcatgtggaatCTCATTTGATCcgttttaatgtaaagtttattaatatcaactttttataatttttagttatatataattagatatattaaagattggataagtgcattggatagagtacataaagtaaatggaacacttaagatgaataggagggagtatatcaaaacataattttgggttaaataaatattaaaacataattttgggTTATACTTTTATTACTAATGCAAATcgcaataaaaataaattaatggtaaattttggTATATGACTAAATAATATACCACGTTATTGAGATAAATTAAAGTTCATTAATCAAACTAAGATATTcgtcaaaaaaaatcaagccaTGATCTTTGGATTGAACATAAGGCTGCTATTCACCGCAATCTTTGATATATTCAAGGCATTCTTGATTATGGTCTATAATTGTATAAGTCTCTCATCTCTTCTCTCTTGTTCTATACTGATGCTGATTGGTGGTTGTTCTGATATCTGCTGCTCTACTTCTGACTACTGTGTTTTCTTGAATGATAATCTGATCTCTTGGTCTGCCAAGCATCAATCTACCGTCTCTAAGTCCAGTGCCGAAGCGGAATACCGGGGTGTTGCTAATGTTGTCTCTGAAACTTGTTGGGTTCGCAACTTATTTCTCGAGCTCCATTGTCCTATTCGTACGGCTACTCTAGTTTACTGTGACAATGTTAGTGTTGTTTATTTGTCAGATAACCCTATTCATCATCAACGCACTAAACACATTGAGATGAATATCCACTTTGTTCGTGAAAAAGTCAAGCGTGATGATGTTCGCGTTCTTCATGTTCCATCTCGGTTTCAGATTGCCGACATTTTTACCAAGGGTCTTCCTCAAGTCCTCTTTGATGATTTTCGTTCCAGTCTCAGCGTCCGCAAACCTCTCGATTCGACTGCGGGGGTGTACTAGAATAGAATTATtagaatattttgtaaatattcatatcttagatattattgtgcaaatatttagtttcctaaaactcttgattgtattttgtatatattctatTCTCATGAAATGAAATGGCAAGAAAAATCATTTCTAATAACACAATCATTATAATGCAAATATTCAAGAAACGAAATTGAAATTAGTAAATTCTTTCTTTGTTTCCCATTGTTCTTcccgtttagaatattttagtctggataaagaaatttgattaagatttttaagatatatatagatgataaaatatatccatatgaGGTTTCATTagattcattttaatatatacttttttattatatattttttataattttttatgatgagtATTTAGAGTTATTAAGGCTTAAAAAATactactaaattttttttttattatgatcaaTTTTATTTAGGATATTGatacattttatatatatctGCCAATTGCAATCGTCtttcatttatttcatttttgcaCTTAGATATATAATGTCAAATGTCACATTTATTTGTTACGTTTAACTATTTGTTGTATATTTTCTACATACTATATACTTCTACTatttatatagtattatataacATGTAAATATTGTTGAAGTTACGTAAGTATTGTGTTTAATTTGTTATCATCGTAAATAACTATATATACTTTGTTCACACTTgtgatatattaaaaaaattaatacttctatataattatgaacctttcaattaatttttcataaattagCATACTAACATACACATTGTACGAGCATATAtactaattatattattaatttaacggatatttcatgatataccactgagtttcttcaaaattcaccatataccacacaaaatgttttaattcaccatataccattgagttttcgtccgttagcacaaaataccattaatggcaactgccgttagtgtgccgtttgtggtaaattattaattcaccatataccattaattttatttttttgcgtcaaataccattttttgcgtcatttaccattaatggcaACTATCGTCAGATTTGAcgcaaaaaatggtatttgacgcaaaaaaataaaattaatggtatatggtgaattaataatttaccacaaacggcacactaacggcagttgccattaatggtattctatgctaacggacgaaaactcaatggtatatgatgaattaaaacattttgtgtggcatatggtgaatttcgaagaaactcaatggtatatcatgaaatatccgttaaTTTAATGATATGATGATAACCGTCATAGTATTTGTCTTTGAAATCGTCCCTGTGCAAAGATTCCTAATTAACAAAAGTCAAAGATGGAAATAATAGTTTTTGAGAGAAGAGTCAGTCAATTTCAACAATTATACTTTATATTGACCAAAGTTGTGGTAGTTTAATTTATGTTAAGAGTACATTTTAGTTTGAGGTTGCTctaatcatcaactttttcGTAATGTCTTTTGTTAGTGAACTATCCTAGCTCCTTAATTcctaatatatttaattataggatatttcataaaaattaagaaacgTTAAAACTGTTTGAATATTATagacaatattaaaaaatagttaaaatgtgtaaatgagaatataaaatgataaaaatatttttttaaagaaaattatagCGAAGTAAAAGAAATagactaaaaaagaaaatataacaaTCTCTTAAATAGCTAAAAAAGTAGAAATAGATAAAGTAAAATTAGAAGAAACCCATTTTGTGATAATTCTATaccataaaattaaattgatattaCCACAATTTCATTTCAATCACTTCTTGGGTCCTATTAGAATATcgttatttattgttttttaaactCTGATTAATGATTATAACTTTCAAAAAGATATATTGATtgattataatgataataatcaaAGTTGGACATTTTTATTAACAACTAATATAATTGCAATTTCAAATAACTTTTTCTAAATTAAGCATACATTTCTTTTCTACATGGTGTAATTGGAATGGTGGAAATAAGTTACGTGACGCGATGCTTATAATTATGAACTTATATGAAGAGCGAAGATGGGTCAAAATATGGGACCCTTATGTCAATCACGCGTGCAAGAATTGAAGGGCACACTGGACCCCATTTTACCAATTTCACAAATCTTTccatttttgttttctaaattTCCGGTGTAGATTTCCATTGcgttttctctttatttatgtTAACATATTTGATACtcttttttaaattgaaaaattaaattttaatagttttttattcTTTGTTATCGAGTAATTTCAATCATTAAATTAAGTAATTGAACTATCCATATCTCTAGGTAATGAAGAGGATTAGAAGATCTTAACTTTTAAAACCTGTAttcttcttttaaaaaaattattctctccgttttctaatgtttttcctgtttgaaatatttcaccttaaggaaagagaattttaatttatgtttttttagatatatttagaagataaattaTATCCACGTGAGTTCTCTTTAGATTTGTCTTAGtgtatactttttttattatgtattttttatagtttttttattatgcgtattaagagatattaagacttaaaatttactttaaaaattgtgcaaaaagtagacaaaaagaaaaaaaacggaggaaataataaataatgaaattaattaattttcaatataaattttatattttgtaccCAACTCATCACCCACttgtttttcttattgtttggtTAATTTCAGAGTATAAAATTGTTTCTGAAATTACACGTAGTATTGGTTGTataattttctaatatattttattaaaatgtaaaatTCTTATTATTGAAGTATTGTacaattaaaagtttattattcttcaacaattttttattaaagtaGCTATCGAAAAGATaggttttgttttttaatatcGTCTTTACAGATTTATATCTATCACTCTGCATATGATAAGTTTACGGCCTACACTCTACAAATAATCAAGACCGCTCTTTATACTAGACAACGATCGTTTTGGCTCATACATTTTATCCGCCGATTCTCCATATAAAATTTCTTGATAACAAACTAGAGGTAAAGATAAAGGAGTTATTTTCCAAATACATAGAAAAAAGATTAGGTCATGTATCTATCAACTCATTGTATCTTCTCTACGTCCATATACCCAGCTGAAGAATGTTCCCTCTTCGTGAATTGACTACTTGATTTAGTTTGTGTTTTAAATCAGTGATCATGTCATGCCTTCTGACTCCTCTACCATACCAAAGTAACATAGGAGTGGTTCATTATTAActttcattaattaattaattaattttcgttgagttaaattaattaattaagatatTCTTTTATCGAGAGAGGTTGAACTAAAACAAAGTCAACTATTTAATAAAAGTCAACAGCTTAAACTAAACTTGCTCAATCTTTTTATTGATAAGACAGTTACTTAACCACCATAAA of the Amaranthus tricolor cultivar Red isolate AtriRed21 chromosome 6, ASM2621246v1, whole genome shotgun sequence genome contains:
- the LOC130815362 gene encoding transcription factor bHLH112-like isoform X1, with product MEEFQGGVCGGMCWNPPLNLFSGGLLSPCSVTQLGGGGFDMGNFGWQNDVIKGKSNNNNTIFDNLFFSDQMDPSLDILGFGLSPTSSTTDWNHQNLMCNNENNEANFGSIIQENVTNCTNQDASPSMGMTASSNSSSGDSSTITCEGVLPNTFQINSSASYLIQSLFDDSDDQSQSISHHDHQQQFINPITSNFGSLDSCNEIISSTNSWVNSLPDHHDNHHQNSNQYPNIQSIQSNKLDEGFNSLINGHAQVLNGQYSPKTLDNIRVSLLNSLQSRSRASFGTKVNSEEHRRESKNNSSNKDQSPAKRPRIETPSPLPTFKVRKEKLGDRITALQQLVSPFGKTDTASVLHEAIEYIKFLHDQVNVLSTPYLKCGTEIQQQGCEKLKDNDGDNQDLRSKGLCLVPISSTYPMTQETPIDFWTPTFGGTTFR
- the LOC130815362 gene encoding transcription factor bHLH112-like isoform X2, yielding MEEFQGGVCGGMCWNPPLNLFSGGLLSPCSVTQLGGGGFDMGNFGWQNDVIKGKSNNNNTIFDNLFFSDQMDPSLDILGFGLSPTSSTTDWNHQNLMCNNENNEANFGSIIQENVTNCTNQDASPSMGMTASSNSSSGDSSTITCEGVLPNTFQINSSASYLIQSLFDDSDDQSQSISHHDHQQQFINPITSNFGSLDSCNEIISSTNSWVNSLPDHHDNHHQNSNQYPNIQSIQSNKLDEGFNSLINGHAQVLNGQYSPKTLDNIRVSLLNSLQSRSRASFGTKVNSEEHRRESKNNSSNKDQSPAKRPRIETPSPLPTFKVRKEKLGDRITALQQLVSPFGKTDTASVLHEAIEYIKFLHDQVLSTPYLKCGTEIQQQGCEKLKDNDGDNQDLRSKGLCLVPISSTYPMTQETPIDFWTPTFGGTTFR